CACTGCCCGGTgagcgggggaggggcggcggcaCCGGGTGGGGCCCGGCCAGCACGGGAAGGGGAGGGACGTGGACGCGGAGCATCGCGGGACGTCCCGGGGAGCGGCCGAGCCCGCGGGTCGGTGGCTGAGAGCGGCCACGGGGCCTAACGGAGGGGACggcgggggcttgggggggctCCCGGTGCGACACCGAGCACCGGCGCGGGGGAACGGGGCCATTCCGCCGACGCGCGGGGTGCGCCGGGTGGGTCCGGTTGTATCCCCGCGGCCCCACcgtggcggggccgggcccggtaacgcgtccccccccccccccccccgccgcggAACACCGGCGCCGAttcccccccggccccccccccccccccccgggcccaCGCGGGACCGGGACCGCGGCGCGGTGCGGGCGGGGCCCcaaggccacgccccctcgatGCCACGCCCCCCGCCGCGGCCacgcccccgccgcgccgcgcgccGCCGTCCATATATGGGCATGGCCCGAGCACCGCGCGCTGATTGGCCGCCGTCCGGGCGCGCGCGGGGGCAAGGCGTTAAACGGGTGGGCCGCGGCCTCCACGGGGGCGGGGcgtgagggggcggggcttggcgGGCTCGGGGGCGGGGCTTGCGGCGCGCGTGCGGAGGGGGCGCAGCCCCGCGATGTCCCCGAGGGTCCCCTGAGCGTCCCCGCGACCCCCCCCCCGCCGTCACCAGCCGTCTCTCCGCAGGcccgggcggccccggcggcgtGGCCGTGCCATGCGGCGCTGATGGAGCCCAACGCCTTCCCgcagctgcagctgtggtgcCCGCGGCCCTTCGGCACCTTCTCGCAGAACAAGCCATGTGCCCCCGCCGCAGctggccccgcagccccccgcaAGTCCCTGGGCTGCCGCCCCTCCGAGAACACCCCCCCGGAGCCCTccgagcccggcccggcgccgGCGGCTGCCGCCGAGGACGGGCGGGTGCTGCTGGACACGTGGTACGTCATCAAGCCGGGCAACACCAAGGAGAAGGTGGCCTTCTTCGTGGCCCACCAGTGCGGCACCAGCGGCACCGGCGGCACCGGCGGCCGCGCCAGCACCATGAAGGTCAAGGGCAACTGGGGCAGCGATAGCTCCAAGGCCAAGCGGCGCCGGCGTTGCCACGACCCCAAGGCCGCGCCGAGCCCACCCTGGTCCAGCAGCTCCGGGGACACCCCCAAGGACCCTCCTAAGGACACCCCCAAGGACACCCCGGGCGATGCCACtggggacagcgctggggacaCCCCGGACCTGCTGTCAGTGGCAGagatggtggcactggtggaGCGGCGGGCGGCGCTGGCCCTGCAGAGCCTGCCCCGGCCCTGTGACGCGCCGGCGccgcttgtgctgctggaggcacCGGGCGGCCCCGAGTGCCGGCGCGTGGCCGCGGCTGTGGCCCAGTTCgagtcacagcagcagcaccgggagcacggcggggcccggcccaaCGGGCTGTGCCGGGGAGGCCCCGCCACCGAGTGCGCCccgggcacagcagcagcagcggcagggcCTGGCGAGGTGCGGATTGCCTTCCGCATCTCAAGCGGGCGCGAACCCCGTGCAGCCACCGCGGCCACCGGCGCTGTCCTCGAGCGTCCCTGCGCACTGGGTGCCAAGGACCAGATCACCTGCGACCTGTACCGGCTGGTCAGCCCGGCGCGCGCTGgcgtggagctgctgctggccgcCAAAGGGGACAAAGACGGCGccgaggaggcggcggcggcggcagagCCGAGCGCTGGCGTTGCCGAGGGGCCAGCAGCGCCGCGGGACTGTGCgtctggcttccatgtggacgTGGTGGTGACTGGCGTGGTGGACCAGTGCGTGTTCTTTGGTAAGGACAGCGCCAAGCAGGTGACCGAGGAGACGGTGCGGCTGCCAGATGAGCCGCCGCCGCCAGGccagctcttcctgctgccCGGCCGGCCCGAGGAGCCAGCAGCGGCCACGGCAGTGGCGCCGGGCCGGGAGGTGACGGCCGGGGACccggcgctgtgccggctgtaCCGGCACGTGTCCCATGACTTCCTGGAGATCCGGTTCAAGATCCAGCGGCTGCTGGAGCCGCGGCAGtacatgctgctgctgcccgaGCATGTCATGGTGAAGATCTTCAGCTACCTGCCCACGCAGGCGCTGGCCGCCCTCAAGTGCTCGTGCCACTACTTCAAGTCCATCATCGAGACCTTCGGTGTGCAGGCCACGGATTCCCGCTGGAACCGCGACCCTCTGTACCGCGACGACCCCTGCAAGCAGTGCAAGAAGCGCTATGAGCGCGGGGACGTGTCCCTATGCCGCTGGCACCCCAAGCCCTACCACCACGACCTGCCCTACGGCCGCTCCTACTGGATGTGCTGCCGGCGGCCGGACCGGGAGGCGCCCGGCTGCCGGACGGGGCTGCATGACAACAACTGGGTGCACCCAGCCGGCCGCAGGGAGGACGGCAGGTGAAGGACGGATGTCTCAGCTCTGGGGGACGCTCTGGGGACACGCTTTGGGGATGGGAGGGGCCGTGgaagaggatggaaaaaaaggaatggaATGGTCGAGTGTGGAAGtgtggagggggaaaggggggatggGGTGGAGgtggctgggggtgtccccagggatgggggTGACCCCAACTGGGCTGGTGGCCTTGTGGAGGGTGACATTCCCCTCCAGGGTGGTGTCCCCACAGAGGCAATGGGGACAGCCAATGGCTATGACCCCAGCTGGGCTGGTGGCCCCATGGAGGGT
This window of the Aphelocoma coerulescens isolate FSJ_1873_10779 chromosome 34, UR_Acoe_1.0, whole genome shotgun sequence genome carries:
- the FBXO46 gene encoding F-box only protein 46, with the protein product MEPNAFPQLQLWCPRPFGTFSQNKPCAPAAAGPAAPRKSLGCRPSENTPPEPSEPGPAPAAAAEDGRVLLDTWYVIKPGNTKEKVAFFVAHQCGTSGTGGTGGRASTMKVKGNWGSDSSKAKRRRRCHDPKAAPSPPWSSSSGDTPKDPPKDTPKDTPGDATGDSAGDTPDLLSVAEMVALVERRAALALQSLPRPCDAPAPLVLLEAPGGPECRRVAAAVAQFESQQQHREHGGARPNGLCRGGPATECAPGTAAAAAGPGEVRIAFRISSGREPRAATAATGAVLERPCALGAKDQITCDLYRLVSPARAGVELLLAAKGDKDGAEEAAAAAEPSAGVAEGPAAPRDCASGFHVDVVVTGVVDQCVFFGKDSAKQVTEETVRLPDEPPPPGQLFLLPGRPEEPAAATAVAPGREVTAGDPALCRLYRHVSHDFLEIRFKIQRLLEPRQYMLLLPEHVMVKIFSYLPTQALAALKCSCHYFKSIIETFGVQATDSRWNRDPLYRDDPCKQCKKRYERGDVSLCRWHPKPYHHDLPYGRSYWMCCRRPDREAPGCRTGLHDNNWVHPAGRREDGR